One segment of Clostridium botulinum DNA contains the following:
- a CDS encoding DUF4003 family protein, with the protein MNNYLNAKETLRYDGDYINHFSSLLNGYYNKEIKFDEIKYIRKFIKDKTSRMSSFRGDILYILSFLISVMNENIDKVKLIDEIMDVFDSLLEENLKECGYLVLSAYSIVKYVDKENRQDIIYKTKEIFKIIKSKYGNVTKEDDYLFCTLLAINCNEFDSITEYMEQVFNYVLDLDLFSNNSVQGLTNTIMLNGYEDATCKAEELLKALEKNDFKISNQFLSVLGVLVKKQDVDEIISKMKEVIEYLCDEELEYEFYIDKGFRNILVLVIVFMSMENRNIKYLDELLAFSTYSFLISKNQGVFNEVLA; encoded by the coding sequence GTGAATAATTATCTTAATGCTAAAGAAACATTAAGATATGATGGAGATTATATTAATCATTTTTCTTCTTTACTTAATGGATATTATAATAAAGAAATTAAATTTGATGAAATTAAATATATAAGAAAATTTATTAAAGATAAAACTTCTAGAATGTCTTCTTTTAGAGGAGATATATTATATATATTATCGTTTTTAATATCAGTGATGAATGAGAACATAGATAAAGTAAAGTTAATTGATGAAATAATGGATGTTTTTGATTCACTATTAGAAGAAAACTTAAAAGAGTGTGGTTATTTAGTTTTATCAGCATATTCAATAGTAAAATATGTAGATAAAGAAAATAGACAAGATATAATTTATAAAACAAAAGAAATATTTAAAATAATAAAATCTAAATATGGAAATGTAACGAAAGAGGATGATTATTTATTTTGCACCTTATTAGCAATAAATTGTAATGAATTTGACTCAATAACTGAATATATGGAACAAGTTTTTAATTATGTTTTGGATTTGGATTTATTCTCTAATAATAGTGTACAGGGTTTAACTAATACAATAATGTTAAATGGTTATGAAGATGCAACCTGTAAAGCTGAAGAACTATTAAAAGCTTTAGAAAAAAATGATTTCAAGATAAGTAATCAATTCTTAAGTGTATTAGGAGTTTTGGTAAAAAAACAAGATGTAGATGAAATTATAAGCAAGATGAAAGAAGTCATAGAATACTTGTGTGATGAAGAACTTGAATATGAATTTTATATAGATAAGGGATTTAGAAATATACTTGTTTTAGTTATTGTATTTATGAGTATGGAAAATAGAAATATAAAATATTTAGACGAATTATTGGCGTTTAGTACATATTCGTTCTTAATAAGCAAAAATCAAGGAGTTTTTAACGAAGTTTTAGCCTAA
- a CDS encoding AAA family ATPase: MKNELTPNEVIFKCSFKELSDKERLAELPQVTSRLNDIKRALKIKKNGYNLYYIDSFAMDKLSDLKDYISEIYEEESAPKDICYVITEDVLNPKVLFLPSGKGTLLKERIDDVKNQYFDCVIEFYNGSSDKEKEDLLEETKDQRNEYISKLMKKAKENNFDVKATNGGFVFIPLKSQGNEMTEDEYDELENHEQGEIKEQVSELKKEAQVVLDKLTALEIKSINELRVVYEKYLKKEMKEVKEDLLFEFVTDKFTCMYLSQMFDWIEEQIVECYTVSLEEDQQYIDDIFTKFEVRVLVDNKNTLHPRVIFEEDPTINNLIGNIEYKNSNGGYLPDIELIHPGSLLKANEGCLILNLNSLLASGYSYYYLKKILMFGKIDYSYTKNYLDVLSLEGLKPESIPINVKVILIGDYEAFSILHERDEEFKRIFPLKVEMENQLKCNDASRSLVADYIKNKVKSENLLDMDQESIEEIFKYLSRIIGDRTKISVDNYYIDRILYLANDKANSEGRFSIIRDDIISSYHCDDKDIKEEMLDSYKNNKVLISIKGEKIGSINGLAVIGTSLFSLGRPMRITCLAFQGSGRIIDVHNECKLSGNIHEKSIVILRGLINSLLSPYESLPVDFQLSFEQTYSLIEGDSASVAEIICMLSAISKKPIKQNIAVTGSINQFGEVQPIGMVNEKIEGFYTVCKTLDNVSGKGVLIPSMNKDELILEKEVEESISSGDFHIYTMDTLEDAIEVLILNEGENVKTFFKIIEEEITKYKPNKKKK; encoded by the coding sequence ATGAAAAACGAATTAACTCCAAATGAAGTTATATTTAAATGTTCTTTTAAGGAATTATCTGATAAAGAACGTCTTGCAGAATTACCACAAGTTACTTCAAGATTAAATGATATAAAAAGAGCTTTGAAAATTAAAAAAAATGGATACAACTTATATTATATTGATTCATTTGCGATGGATAAACTAAGTGACTTGAAGGATTATATTTCAGAGATATACGAAGAAGAAAGTGCACCTAAAGATATATGTTATGTTATTACTGAAGATGTATTAAATCCTAAAGTTTTATTTTTACCAAGTGGAAAAGGCACACTGTTAAAAGAAAGAATTGATGATGTGAAGAATCAATATTTTGATTGTGTAATAGAATTTTATAATGGATCATCTGATAAGGAAAAAGAAGATCTGCTTGAAGAAACTAAAGACCAAAGGAACGAATATATTTCTAAATTAATGAAAAAAGCTAAGGAAAATAATTTTGATGTAAAAGCAACAAATGGAGGGTTTGTATTCATACCATTAAAATCTCAAGGAAATGAGATGACAGAAGATGAATATGATGAATTAGAAAATCACGAACAGGGCGAAATTAAGGAGCAAGTATCAGAACTTAAAAAAGAAGCACAAGTAGTACTAGATAAATTAACTGCTCTTGAAATTAAATCTATTAATGAATTAAGAGTTGTTTATGAAAAGTATCTTAAAAAAGAAATGAAAGAAGTAAAGGAAGATTTATTATTTGAATTTGTAACTGATAAATTTACTTGTATGTATCTTTCTCAAATGTTTGATTGGATTGAAGAGCAAATAGTTGAATGCTACACAGTAAGTTTGGAAGAGGATCAACAATATATAGACGATATTTTCACAAAATTTGAAGTTAGAGTTCTTGTAGATAATAAAAATACACTACATCCAAGAGTTATTTTTGAAGAAGATCCTACAATAAATAATTTAATTGGGAATATTGAATATAAAAATAGCAATGGAGGCTATTTGCCAGATATAGAATTAATACATCCAGGAAGTCTATTAAAGGCTAATGAGGGGTGTTTAATTTTAAATCTTAATTCATTGCTTGCTAGTGGGTATAGTTATTATTATTTAAAGAAGATACTAATGTTTGGGAAAATAGACTATAGTTATACAAAAAATTATTTAGATGTTCTATCTTTAGAGGGATTAAAACCTGAATCTATACCAATTAATGTGAAAGTTATTTTAATTGGTGATTATGAGGCATTTAGTATACTTCACGAGAGAGATGAAGAATTTAAGAGAATATTTCCATTAAAAGTTGAAATGGAAAATCAATTGAAATGTAATGATGCATCAAGAAGTTTAGTTGCAGATTATATAAAAAATAAAGTAAAAAGTGAAAATCTTTTAGATATGGACCAAGAATCAATAGAAGAAATTTTCAAGTATTTATCCAGAATTATAGGAGATAGAACTAAGATTTCTGTTGATAATTATTATATTGACAGAATATTATATCTAGCTAATGACAAAGCAAATAGTGAAGGCAGATTTTCTATAATTAGGGATGATATTATTAGCAGTTATCATTGTGATGATAAAGATATTAAAGAAGAAATGTTAGATAGTTATAAGAATAACAAAGTTTTAATATCAATTAAAGGTGAAAAGATTGGATCTATTAATGGATTAGCTGTTATTGGTACAAGCTTATTTAGTTTAGGAAGACCCATGAGAATAACTTGCTTAGCATTCCAAGGTAGTGGAAGAATAATAGATGTTCATAATGAATGCAAATTAAGTGGAAATATTCATGAAAAGTCTATTGTAATTTTAAGAGGTTTAATAAATAGTTTATTAAGTCCTTATGAAAGCTTACCAGTTGATTTTCAGTTGAGTTTTGAACAAACGTATTCACTAATTGAAGGTGATAGTGCTTCAGTTGCAGAAATAATATGTATGCTTTCAGCAATTAGTAAAAAACCAATAAAACAAAATATTGCGGTAACAGGATCAATAAATCAATTTGGAGAAGTACAACCAATAGGAATGGTTAATGAAAAAATTGAAGGATTTTATACTGTTTGCAAGACTTTAGATAATGTTAGTGGTAAAGGTGTATTGATTCCTAGTATGAATAAAGATGAATTAATTTTAGAAAAAGAAGTAGAAGAGAGTATTAGTAGCGGTGATTTTCATATTTATACAATGGATACTCTTGAAGATGCAATAGAAGTTCTTATATTAAATGAAGGTGAAAATGTTAAAACATTCTTTAAGATCATAGAAGAAGAAATCACAAAATATAAACCGAATAAAAAGAAAAAGTAA
- the spoIIAA gene encoding anti-sigma F factor antagonist has product MDLKFDKYDEILIVTMIGELDHHSAEEVRVRIDDRIDRDNIQKLILNFSGVSFMDSSGIGVVVARNKKLSNKSGNLCICNIRESVNKVFELTGLYKIIKHYETVDEAVRCI; this is encoded by the coding sequence ATGGATTTAAAATTTGATAAATATGATGAAATTTTAATAGTAACTATGATTGGGGAGTTAGATCATCACAGTGCGGAAGAAGTTAGAGTTAGAATTGACGATAGAATTGATAGAGATAATATACAAAAATTAATTTTAAACTTTTCTGGAGTGAGCTTTATGGATAGTTCTGGAATAGGAGTAGTGGTTGCAAGAAATAAAAAACTTAGCAATAAAAGTGGCAATCTTTGTATTTGTAATATAAGGGAGAGCGTAAATAAAGTATTTGAATTAACAGGATTATATAAAATTATTAAACATTATGAAACTGTAGATGAGGCAGTAAGATGCATTTAA
- the spoIIAB gene encoding anti-sigma F factor, with protein sequence MYENKMNLEFVSKSQNEAFARVAVAAFIAQLDPTIDEISDVKTAVSEAVTNSIIHGYENKEDGIIKIEVEICDGEVTIEITDNGKGIEDIPKVMEPLYTSRPDLERSGMGFTVMETFMDGLLVESEKEKGTRVRMKKKFNILS encoded by the coding sequence GTGTATGAAAATAAAATGAATTTGGAGTTTGTAAGTAAATCTCAAAATGAAGCTTTTGCAAGAGTGGCTGTAGCTGCATTTATCGCTCAATTGGATCCAACTATAGATGAGATAAGTGATGTAAAAACAGCGGTATCAGAAGCGGTAACTAATTCTATAATACACGGATATGAAAATAAGGAAGATGGAATTATTAAAATTGAAGTTGAAATTTGTGATGGAGAAGTTACAATTGAGATTACGGACAATGGAAAAGGTATTGAAGATATACCAAAAGTGATGGAGCCGCTATATACATCACGTCCTGATTTGGAGAGATCAGGAATGGGATTTACTGTCATGGAAACATTTATGGATGGGTTATTAGTTGAAAGCGAAAAGGAAAAGGGTACAAGGGTTAGAATGAAGAAAAAATTTAACATATTGAGTTAG
- the sigF gene encoding RNA polymerase sporulation sigma factor SigF, whose amino-acid sequence MGTENFKREEFNYNDNSQLLPLAKDGDTEAMNRLIEMNLPLVASISKKFLNRGYDYEDIFQIGSIGLVKAINNFDLSYNVKFSTYAVPMIIGEIKRFLRDDGMIKVSRNVKSLAKRIHFTKEELTKKLNRSPTIEELAEYSGVDKEEIIFAIESATSLQYLYDTIHQDDGAPVLLIDKLSEKGEDDIGMINKIALKEALRSLDEKARQIIVLRYFKDKTQVQVAKLLGISQVQVSRIEKKVLLKMRDKLEE is encoded by the coding sequence ATGGGAACAGAGAATTTTAAAAGAGAGGAATTTAATTATAATGATAACTCACAATTACTGCCTTTAGCTAAAGATGGCGATACCGAAGCTATGAATAGATTAATAGAAATGAATTTACCATTAGTAGCTTCTATAAGCAAGAAATTTTTAAATAGAGGATACGACTATGAAGATATATTTCAAATAGGATCTATTGGACTTGTAAAGGCTATAAATAATTTTGATTTAAGTTACAATGTTAAATTTTCAACTTATGCAGTACCTATGATTATTGGAGAAATAAAAAGGTTTTTAAGAGACGATGGTATGATAAAAGTAAGTCGTAATGTGAAGAGCTTAGCAAAGCGTATACATTTTACAAAAGAGGAACTAACTAAAAAATTAAATCGTAGTCCTACTATAGAAGAACTTGCAGAGTATTCTGGAGTGGATAAAGAAGAAATAATCTTTGCTATAGAGTCAGCTACTAGCTTACAATATCTTTATGATACAATTCATCAAGATGATGGAGCTCCTGTATTACTTATAGATAAGTTAAGTGAAAAAGGTGAAGATGATATTGGTATGATAAATAAAATAGCATTAAAAGAAGCCTTAAGAAGTTTAGATGAAAAAGCTAGGCAGATTATAGTGTTAAGATACTTTAAAGACAAAACTCAAGTACAAGTAGCTAAATTACTTGGTATAAGTCAAGTTCAGGTATCAAGAATTGAAAAAAAGGTACTTTTAAAAATGAGGGATAAATTAGAAGAATAA
- the spoVAC gene encoding stage V sporulation protein AC gives MKKRNEKIIRQKYEKMAKQVEPKPKILQDCAKAFFVGGIICTIGQFINNYIATLGLPEDEVKTIVSITMIFLGALLTGVGIYDKIAQFGGAGTVVPITGFSNAIVSPAIEFKKEGFVFGVASKMFTIAGPVLVYGIGTSVIIGIVYYVMSIF, from the coding sequence TTGAAAAAAAGAAATGAAAAAATCATAAGACAAAAATATGAAAAGATGGCTAAACAAGTTGAACCAAAACCAAAAATACTTCAAGATTGTGCTAAGGCTTTTTTTGTTGGAGGAATAATTTGTACTATAGGACAATTTATAAATAACTATATAGCAACATTAGGTTTACCAGAAGATGAAGTAAAAACAATTGTTTCTATAACTATGATTTTCTTAGGAGCATTATTAACAGGTGTAGGAATATATGATAAGATAGCACAATTTGGAGGAGCAGGAACAGTAGTGCCAATAACAGGTTTTTCCAATGCTATTGTATCACCAGCTATAGAGTTTAAAAAAGAAGGTTTCGTTTTTGGAGTAGCATCAAAAATGTTTACAATTGCAGGACCAGTTCTTGTATATGGGATAGGAACTTCTGTAATAATAGGAATTGTTTATTATGTAATGTCTATTTTTTAA
- the spoVAD gene encoding stage V sporulation protein AD: MKTDSKKIGSQTVRLENPPKIISAYSIVGPKEGDGPLKEYFDQILNDDTCGKDSFEKAESEMMFTAITQALSRANLQESDIDYLFAGDLLNQIISSSFAAREFNIPFFGLYGACSTMTESLSLASIIMDAGCAEHVVAATSSHFSSAERQFRFPLEYGCQRCATCQWTVTGSGAVILGHEGNFPEITYVTTGKVKDYGQKDPNNMGAAMAPAAVDTLVSHFKDTGRKPEFYDVIATGDLGSVGKELADKLIQEYGFDIRSNHMDCGEAIFNNEQQKTAAGGSGCGCSAVVFAGELYKKLMRKEIKNVLLVSTGALMSPTSSLQGESIPGIAHAVAIEMK; encoded by the coding sequence ATGAAAACAGATAGTAAAAAAATAGGTTCCCAAACAGTTCGATTAGAGAATCCTCCTAAAATAATTTCGGCTTATTCTATAGTAGGACCTAAAGAAGGAGATGGACCTTTAAAGGAATATTTTGATCAAATATTAAATGATGATACTTGCGGTAAAGACAGCTTTGAAAAAGCTGAAAGTGAAATGATGTTTACAGCTATAACGCAGGCTTTATCAAGGGCTAATTTACAGGAAAGTGATATAGATTATCTTTTTGCGGGAGATTTATTAAATCAAATAATATCTTCAAGCTTTGCAGCAAGAGAATTTAATATACCTTTTTTTGGATTATATGGAGCTTGCTCTACAATGACAGAATCTTTGAGCTTAGCTTCTATAATAATGGATGCTGGATGTGCTGAACATGTAGTTGCTGCAACATCATCTCATTTTAGTTCAGCGGAAAGACAATTTAGATTTCCATTAGAATATGGATGTCAAAGATGTGCTACTTGTCAATGGACTGTAACAGGATCTGGAGCTGTGATTTTAGGTCATGAAGGAAATTTCCCAGAGATTACTTATGTGACTACGGGGAAAGTAAAAGATTATGGTCAAAAAGATCCTAATAATATGGGTGCTGCTATGGCACCAGCAGCTGTAGATACATTAGTAAGTCATTTTAAGGATACAGGAAGAAAACCAGAGTTTTATGACGTTATAGCTACAGGTGATTTGGGAAGTGTAGGAAAAGAATTGGCAGATAAATTAATACAAGAATATGGTTTTGATATAAGGTCAAATCATATGGATTGTGGAGAAGCAATTTTTAATAATGAACAACAAAAAACTGCAGCAGGAGGAAGTGGATGTGGATGTTCAGCAGTTGTATTTGCAGGAGAATTATATAAGAAGTTAATGAGAAAAGAAATAAAAAATGTACTGTTAGTATCTACAGGAGCTTTAATGAGTCCAACATCATCTCTTCAAGGCGAAAGCATACCAGGTATAGCCCATGCAGTTGCAATAGAAATGAAATAA
- the spoVAE gene encoding stage V sporulation protein AE, with protein MDYLSAFIVGGIICIIAQILMDTTNLTPGRILVLFVTVGAILGAFGIYDKIVAIGGAGATVPLPGFGNSLAKAAIKEVKEIGLLGAFTGGIKGTAGGITAAIFFGYLMALIFNPKTKE; from the coding sequence ATGGATTATTTAAGTGCTTTTATAGTTGGAGGCATTATATGTATAATAGCACAAATATTAATGGATACAACAAATTTAACACCAGGTAGAATATTAGTTTTATTTGTTACAGTGGGAGCAATATTAGGTGCCTTTGGAATATACGATAAAATTGTTGCTATAGGAGGTGCTGGTGCTACTGTGCCTTTACCGGGGTTTGGAAATTCACTAGCTAAAGCTGCAATAAAAGAAGTAAAAGAGATTGGATTGCTAGGAGCCTTTACTGGGGGAATTAAAGGAACTGCTGGAGGAATAACTGCGGCTATATTCTTTGGTTATCTTATGGCTTTGATATTCAATCCTAAAACAAAAGAGTAG
- a CDS encoding cation-transporting P-type ATPase, with the protein MDKYCNSTWLQVVEMLDSNIQKGLNSSECLARKEKYGSNKIELPSANRVSKNIISIFKQVHILIYLILTVLLFVLNFNNYKFIILGFLLINTASLMVYNIRKDKEIGFLEKLNFATATVVRDGIQQIIKAEDILIGDIVIFKKDSLIPADIRIVKANNIKVDEKNITGETFFKEKFESKISGGINSLGEMNNILFKGSVIKEGSGEGIVISIGNSTQLGRLLAMLTYASNRKNTLLNKIQKQWGKYLMYSFLILMCGIISINLVKQDISDLYTGFFIIGCLPAFLIIVLAVKYIFELFLKQDINIINFSTFDLINDINIMCLDKIGAITQEKMIVRKILTNNEISLSENVEYSKDINMMRILDISLLCNNSIYNVENSNCSGDLAEVAYLEYASKKKVYKSILDNQNLRILEIPMDFDKKMTTVLNRIKRWYRANSRGNLDSVLERCTHIMVDGVEKELTDEEKAKIKEFDIKFSAEGLITEAFAYRNFSYQPSTDENIESNMVFVGIIALENPLKEDIEERVNKIKDNGIIPILFTEENKISAITTAKKARLIYKNEQVVSGIELNTLNSKELKDLLNKVRVFSRINPEIKSQIIALFNKDGYKVSATGENLGDLPSLNLSNVGIAKGDPSLLVKKISDVYIKENYLDGFFKIKDYATKLNHNINRAFKGIYTLVLTQIITLLLSSMIGVAESLDIFNILFVNIILSVPLALILLLKDGLDISRKEVVGRSLLLSGIILISTYILKDDSRYLTSLLTMSLGGILFTAFNSNISLRESSIERKLMMIALALSIASLGAIFMLKQVIITNNCMIILAVIVVFLLVFEILFKKWQNSLMR; encoded by the coding sequence TTGGACAAATATTGTAATAGTACATGGCTTCAAGTTGTTGAAATGTTGGATAGTAATATACAAAAAGGACTTAATAGTAGCGAGTGTTTAGCAAGAAAAGAAAAGTATGGAAGCAACAAGATAGAATTACCAAGTGCCAATAGAGTATCTAAGAATATAATTAGTATATTTAAGCAAGTACATATTTTAATATATTTAATACTTACGGTGTTATTATTTGTATTAAATTTCAATAATTACAAATTTATTATACTAGGTTTTTTACTGATAAATACTGCATCACTTATGGTGTATAACATTAGAAAAGATAAGGAAATTGGTTTCTTAGAAAAGCTAAACTTTGCTACGGCTACTGTAGTAAGAGATGGCATACAACAAATAATAAAAGCAGAAGATATATTAATAGGTGATATAGTAATCTTTAAAAAGGATTCCTTAATTCCTGCTGATATAAGAATAGTAAAAGCTAATAATATAAAGGTTGATGAAAAAAATATTACCGGAGAAACATTTTTTAAAGAAAAATTTGAAAGTAAAATAAGTGGTGGAATAAACTCTCTTGGTGAAATGAATAATATACTTTTTAAAGGCTCTGTAATAAAAGAGGGTAGCGGAGAAGGTATAGTGATTTCAATAGGAAATTCTACTCAACTTGGAAGACTTTTAGCAATGCTTACATATGCAAGTAACAGAAAGAACACCTTATTAAATAAGATACAAAAACAATGGGGAAAGTATTTAATGTATAGTTTCCTAATACTAATGTGTGGAATAATAAGTATAAATTTGGTAAAACAAGATATAAGTGATTTATATACTGGATTCTTTATAATAGGATGTTTACCAGCTTTTTTAATTATAGTACTAGCTGTTAAATATATTTTTGAATTATTTTTAAAACAAGATATTAATATTATAAATTTTTCTACTTTTGATTTAATAAATGATATTAATATAATGTGTTTAGATAAAATTGGAGCAATAACTCAAGAAAAAATGATAGTAAGAAAAATACTTACTAATAATGAAATATCTTTATCTGAAAATGTTGAATATTCTAAGGATATAAATATGATGAGAATATTAGATATATCATTGTTATGTAATAATTCTATTTATAATGTTGAAAATAGTAATTGTTCAGGTGATTTAGCTGAAGTAGCATATTTAGAATATGCATCTAAAAAGAAAGTATATAAATCAATTTTAGATAATCAAAATCTTAGAATTCTTGAAATACCTATGGATTTTGATAAAAAAATGACAACAGTTTTGAATAGAATAAAAAGATGGTATAGAGCTAATTCACGTGGTAATTTAGATTCAGTATTAGAAAGATGTACTCATATTATGGTAGATGGAGTAGAAAAAGAACTTACAGATGAGGAAAAAGCTAAAATAAAAGAATTTGATATAAAGTTTTCAGCAGAAGGTTTAATAACGGAAGCTTTTGCATATAGAAATTTTAGTTATCAACCATCAACAGATGAGAACATAGAAAGTAATATGGTTTTTGTGGGAATTATTGCTTTAGAAAATCCACTTAAAGAAGATATTGAAGAAAGAGTAAATAAAATAAAGGATAATGGTATAATTCCAATTCTATTTACAGAAGAAAATAAAATTAGTGCAATCACAACAGCAAAAAAAGCACGACTTATATATAAAAATGAACAGGTTGTATCAGGAATAGAATTAAATACATTAAATTCTAAAGAATTAAAAGATTTATTAAATAAAGTAAGAGTATTTTCTAGAATAAATCCTGAAATAAAATCTCAAATAATAGCATTATTTAATAAAGATGGATATAAAGTATCAGCAACTGGAGAAAATTTAGGCGATTTACCAAGTTTAAATTTATCTAATGTTGGTATAGCTAAAGGAGATCCCTCTTTACTAGTTAAGAAAATATCAGATGTATATATAAAAGAGAATTATCTAGATGGATTTTTTAAGATAAAAGATTATGCAACAAAATTAAATCATAATATTAATAGGGCATTTAAAGGGATTTACACATTGGTTTTAACACAAATAATAACTTTATTATTATCTTCAATGATTGGAGTAGCAGAATCTTTAGACATTTTTAATATATTATTTGTAAATATAATTTTAAGCGTACCTCTTGCATTAATTTTATTGTTAAAAGATGGCCTAGATATAAGTAGGAAAGAAGTAGTAGGAAGATCATTATTATTAAGTGGAATAATATTAATATCAACATATATATTAAAGGATGATAGTAGATATTTAACTTCATTGCTAACGATGTCTTTAGGTGGAATTTTATTTACTGCATTTAATAGCAATATAAGTTTAAGAGAATCATCAATAGAGAGAAAATTAATGATGATAGCTTTAGCTTTATCAATAGCATCATTAGGAGCAATATTTATGTTAAAGCAAGTGATTATAACAAATAATTGTATGATTATTTTAGCTGTAATAGTAGTATTTTTACTTGTGTTTGAAATTTTATTTAAAAAGTGGCAAAACTCATTAATGAGGTGA